aaaaattatgataaacatttatgaaaatatttgaaataaatatttataccattattatcaaataatataaaaaatatttcaagtttatataccataattagttttcaatacattttaaaaatatattctatatattgttgataataatttttgtatcatttttaaatggtttataaaaatatttatataatctttaaaaaatattttttaaaaataaatttgtaaaatatttataaatatttattataatattttgtgctatctgggaagcTATAGAGCTAGGTTGGCTCCCCCATGCCGAAACTGTTTCAACTgccagttttttttctttatttttgttattaataataagataaaataaaaagtgcaatttatgttatattaaagtatcttattaataatctttttgattttttcgtttttttttactttcaaaacTCTAATATTAGTTtcttgattttcttttttttactttatttttatttttaagataaaataaaaagcgcaatttatgttacattaaaatatcttattgcGAATAACTTTTTGGTTTTTTGGAtcttttgtacttttaaaataaaataaatgcaatttatcttgaaataaaatattctaaataaaactTGTGCAGCTAATTATACTAgtagacattttttatttgatactatttttaaagcaaaaacaaTTAGCTTTTATAGAAATCCAAGCGCCCTCTAAAGGCGCCATTCAAGCGaaatattgcacacataaATTCTACTTAAGACTTTTCGAACGATATataacgatatatatatatatatatatatatataacacatcCATTCGCGATTAACACATGGTGCACTTCCCTTGTTAAACTTTAATCCAATATGTTTTAGatgaactaaaaaaaatataaaagtgaaaaataattttgaaaaaaagttgtgatttttacgaaaaaatgtCAAccttttattgcaaaaaagtcattgtaaaattatattttcaaaattttttttaattcacctAGAAGAGGATCTAATTAGCTTTTAAATAagccaaaatttatttaaatcggttcattaattttttttctattttgtacacaaattacaaaaaccTTGTTTTGACAAaatcgcgtttaaagtttttacaaaaaagaatcctattttttgaaaattttcctGTACCATAGGCATCTGCGATTCCTACTCCATATATCAAGTCTTTAGATTCCTCAAAGAACTTGTTTTGAGCAATTTGCTCCGCTCTACGAACTTGACAAACCTCTTTGGTTTTGCTACAACGTTGCCTCGCAATCCGTTGTTATACGTATTCGCAAAATTCTGAGCTTGCAATCCAATTGTGATGTCGAGGTGAttcattatctttaaaatacaacGGTAGTTTTCATTAAAAACGCATGCAACAATATGGAAGGCAATTTCAACGATTTTAACACCTGCATGAGGATACTTAGGAGCTAGGCATTACACCATAGAATTGAAACTGTTGTTCGGGTTTTGTGTGTGGCCGCCTAAACACCTGGCAAGAAAATCATCATTCGACAAGTTCTTATAAATcggatatatatttcttttcaacGTCGGAGCGGAAGAAATCGCATGCTCGTATTACCTGTTTGACTCTCAATCATACTAAGGCTCATaacttgaaaaatactttgaatTTGGTCCTGCAACTGTAGGGGAATATTTCCCGATATATTTGCTGTCGATTTAAGCAATTTCCAGAAAATCGTTTTCATCTTTTAAACGAGTTTTCCCCCTTAAGTAAAACCCGGcgtaaaaagtttgaaactATGTGACGTCATGCACTTGTAAGCCAATCAAAATCGTTTTCTGacttcataaaaatttcaaatattaaattttattttaattttttaatacctgcctgttaataaaaatgaaaaatttggtTATAaacaagtttataaaatagattGTATTGTTCTccttaaatttacaaattctttacaaatactataatgtacataaatacaaacttAACAGATCTTCCAGCTCAGATCAATACAATCTTAACAATCAAATTAGTAAGAGCCATAATCGGTTAGAcagtaagaaagaaaaaataaatcaaacacatttatattttacatgtaaagATTTCCTTTACTGAAAGGATTTTCTGTAAATTTGTGTGGTTGTAATTTACAAGGCATTTCTTCAGttaaaacttgtaaaattgGTTCTGCGCATTTGGAATCCAATACAAAACTGTcgatgtacaatatatataacttgGCTGGTATTCCCATGAGTTCAGCATAAGATAAGactgaaacaaataaaatggtTTGACAACAACCTTCATTTGATCAACGCATTTTTTGAATGCATTTTCCGTACAACACAGAAAGATTGCAGAAACATTGCAACTATTACCCCCccctccgcgcgcgcgcgcgtgtgtgtgtgtgtgcatgtgcgtgtgcgtgtgcgtggcGTGCGcggcgcgtgcgtgcgtgcgtgcgtgcgtgtgtgtgtgtgtgtgtgcaaagcattctctgcaccacatgggtttgcgactataaaatatttataagaaaaaatacaataaatattttgcacatatttttgtCTAAGTTTgccagatataaaaaaattatgataaatatttatgaaaatatttaaaataaatatttatgctattattattaaaaaatataaaaaatatttcgagttcatatattataaatatttttcagtacatttaaaaaatatcttttatatattgttaataataagttttatattatttctaaatggtttctcaaaaataattatataatctttaaagatatttttaaaaaataaatttgtaaaatatttatgaaaatttatgataaattttctgtgctatctaggttgtttttgcattattctgcgatgcggaatcgtattgtgtgcaatcgggtcagTGTACAAACGGGTTGGTGCGCAattgggtccgtgtgcaaacgggtcgtgtgcaatcgggtccgtgcgCAACTGATTCGGTGTCCAATTCAAACGTTATGTGTCCGATCGTTGTTGTATCCAATAGGGTCTGTGTCCGATCGGAACGGTATGCAATCGGGACCGTGTCCAATCAggactgtgtccgatcgggaaatactactgtgtccgatcgtttatgtgcgcaatcTGTGCCTCACTCGTTAATTACGTAGTTCTGTAGACTCTATGTTATTCCGTTAAGTTCATctaacaagtatattttttaataggtaCGCTTTTTTCGACTCGTCTATTGTCTCTCGTAAAATCTCACCTCAAAATgtttaggtttaggtttagatttaggtttaggttattatacacatttattatacactttattatacacataagttatatattaaagttacgATCACGGCCTAGCTATATTACGGTCTTGACGTAGTAACAATTATCATTACTAGACCTCTGATTTCACagagtattttaatttattcacacacaattttgtttacaaaataaataaaaaagagaaaaatgaaaagaaacaGTTTTAGGAAATTTAAAACGTGAAATAATGGTGATGTTATTGACAGTACACTCACTATTGTTTAAACTGTGcaatttgcaaaagaaaacTGCAATTCTCGTTAttgataaattgatttttagcaaattttatgtagaaaagGGTACGAATGTATGAAATGtgggtttttatttctttaattaaccaAGCGGATTGTTTTTATCGATATTCGTACAATGCGATGTTTAGTTTCCAAGAAATAAGGGAGTTCCAATTCTAGAAACTGTTCCAAATTCGGTGCCTTTcctctaataataataataataataacaacaacaacaacacaacaacaacaacaacaacaacaataataataataataataatacttttaatagtGCCcctttttgaataattttaaaaattttaatattagaacATTTTCGTTCTTTGGCCAGTGAGTTGAACTACGAAAAAGATGGCATCGCTTCAGCGCCTAAATTAAGCTTCTGGTCCGAAAAAAGAAGTGCttatttttttgctgtatttaaactttatattcttgtttattgttaaaaatatttaaattcatttgCAATGAAAAAtgtgttgaaaaatatgtataaaaacataattatgttgCACTTTGTGAAATATGAGGcagtaaaatgttattatacaaaataacatCGActcatttcaaaataaatgcacatattgtaataaaaaaagtaattttagctAACTGAGGTGTTTTCGGTGAATCTAATTATAAACCTAATATTAGACTTTCGGTCCCAGAAAAGttaattgcagaaattattatatactatcaaatattttcaaaaatagctCCATGTGACTTACCATGGTAAACTTgtatttaaatgcaatataagatatttgcataaaacctTAGCAGTCAATTTTCACAATATGTTTGAAATATTGcttcaacattattaaaatcctATTCTatacatatctatattttaacaatgtttttgaaatattgttaaaatatagatatgtatAGAATaggattttaataatgttgaagcaatattatattgcattacaatataaaagattacaaTGTTGCTACAATGTAGCTGCAAGATCTTTTGTCATATAGATTGATCTCaatagaataaagaaaaagtatgGATCTGGCAAAATGCCTCAAAACCAAGACATTTGATAAAAACATTCCACACAAAGTTGTTTGAAAAaggaaacaaataaataataacattaacttTCGAAAAACTGATTTTTAAAGGTTATcaccattttttaaacagaattatttttttatataaatttctttaattattcctcatataaaagtattagatttattaaaaaatcaatatttaagatatattttatgcatatcAAAATATGGTACAGTGAAGTATAAAACATTTCGTAAActaatgattatttaatatctatcttaatagttttatataataagagtAGAATAACTAGAATAATCacgttatgtaaaaaaatcaattttattttaaaaataacttcatatcattttaaacaagttttttaattcaacattATTCGTTTTCTTCACAAAAATACCATACAAcatttgtttgaaatatttttccttaagATGGTTaagattgttatttaatacaaaatgcatCTTCTGCCAAAATTTCAGTTCATGTTGCcaacaaaattttagaaaataagcTGTTTGAAAATTGTCTTTTTAACTCATTGTCTTTGTTGCTCTTATGGGAGTctcaatattttacagaagtcacataataacttttattatcaCAAGCTTTACAATGAGTTACATAGGAGTTTGCCGACCGAACATCAAAGATATTGAAtcgcaaaaatgtaatttatgagGTTATGCATGCCTTTCTGCTAGGAGTAAAAATAGAAGAGGATGATCTTTATAGCTGCGAATAGCAAAAGTGACCCCATTTTTAAACCCCTAATTGAAAGGAAATCTATTGAAAGGAATGGATTCTTAgggtaggtaagtttaccaagaagttggaacaaccagCCCTAAGTTAAACCTCTTGTAGCAGTGTCATGCCAATTATTGACCATTTTTTCCATGCAAGCTGTAAAAAGGCTTTTCTTTTTGGAAACATCTTTTTTCCACTTTTTGTAGTACATCCACGTCATTTCATAATACAAATGCACAGGTAAACAAACTGAAATACAGCTGGACTGATCGAGTAAggttaattattgcaaatgacAGCCATGGATAAGAATCTATTTCTTTCAGTAGACATCCTCCCAATTAGGAGTTTAAAAATGGAGCCACTTTTGTTTCACAGAAATCGCCCTCTTCTTTTAGTTCATGCTGCTAGTAAAAGGCTGGCACAACGCTAACACGTGTGCAATGCTCGATGTCTGATGCTGCTGCTTATCAAtcgattaataaattaatttccgattattgcaaaataaataataaaaatcaactgAAACATCGGGAAAATTAtgaactaataaaatattaaatgaacttagggattattttttttaatttgagaaaGTCAAGCAATGCCTTGATTCCGAGATATTTTATCGATCCTGTACTTTTTGCTAATGTCATAtacataattcttataaatactAACCTCCTGCACCAACTCCAAACACAATATTTGGTTGTTCCAATGGTTTGATCTCACATTTCGTGACATTTGCAGTTGTGGTAgctaatattcttaaaaatgaaGGAGTATCTGGAATACTTGTATTTTGAAACTGAGATATATGACGACACACTATTGAAATAACATTCTCCGAACTCAGCAACAAGTCgtatatctgtaaaaaaaagtagatgcatattttttagacttttaaaatatatgctgAGAAATAGTTAGATATATGTTATGGTTGATCAGATACATGCCTTATTTACAAGTTTTCCAGCATTTTTTGTGTCAAATTGTGGTAAAACTATACACATATAGGCttgcttattaatttcataaatgaCTGAAACTCTTTTAtgattttcattttctatGATGCAGACTTCTTCCATTTTGCTGGAACACAAACATTGCTCCATAAAGGCtagaaaaaaacattcaatGTAACAATCAAAAagcataaaaattgataaatgatTTTAAGAACAGTACTGATATTACAGATTAATGGATCTCCTTCTATTACAAtcaatttttgtatacattttaatttagctTTTGACCAGCAAACATACAATTTCCTGAAATCATAATCatgcttttattaataataataataataataataataataataataataataataataataatgataacaataagttaaaaaatactcGATTTATGACAATACGTGGACACCATAATTCTAACTCACAGagaattttctgtattatcaGTTAGTTCATATTCGTCCTCGTCATCCCAAAATGCTCGTGACGATGGAAATATTACTTCTCCAAAGTGActaaccattttttaaataaaatgtcctataaaaataaagagaaattaaGACATCACTTTATGCTTTCCTAAATCATatgtggtttttttttacaaaatgaatattaatcgCGTCCAATCgtatcaaaaataatgtataaattaaattgctgtGTCAGCATCGCCTAgggtaattatattatttagatctTTCACCTCAAATATTGCTGTTATTCTACTCATTCAATGCGATTTTATGCGAAACAAATGAATCTAGCAGAAATAAGCGTCGCTTTGCCTCGGAAAATGagatattaattgataaaattaattattaaaattaacgacTTCAGATAACGAAACCTGTCATCCAAAGAGAGAGGGcacctttgagtatatatacatggagcaGGAATGCCAGCACTGACTACTGATTCTTCTTGATTTTCCCCAGATGGATCTCCGACCCAAGTCACTGACTActggcttgttctttttcgctgcactgctgcactggtgcaacaggTTAGAGTAATAGCGTTTTCTACTGGGAAAActatggtctgttctttctatctgcactgttgcactggtgcaataagttagaatgagaaaaaatatatacttgtcttactttaacttattgcaccggtgcaacagtgcagctagaaagaacagaccactaGTGCAACACTGGTGCGCACTgagtgcaattttattgttccactgtaaaaatcagttcacatattttcaatgtttaaTGTTCTACTGACAAAattgatgcaaaaaaaattgcactgtgcattcattaagtgcaatctaaaaaaagaacaaaccaTTGACTtggtccacttgacgctacaaaagTTTCGAAGTattctttgattggtcaattcgtaaaaatctttatttcgaTTGATCAATCAAACgcttcgaagcatttgtagcgtcaagtggaccgcaGCCTCGAAGTCGGATCGAGTCAGCAAATCAAAAATGCTATCTTATTGCATCAGTGCAGCAGTGTAgcaaaaaagaacaagccaTACATTTAGGGAGCGTTCCCACCAAGTGCGTCACGCGTCGCGTCGTCCTTCACGTCCAATCAAAACGTctcattttattatgataaaatataatagacgTTTTGATTGGGCGCGAAGGACGACGCACTCAGTGGAAACGCTCCCTAAATGTatggcttgttctttttcgctacacccggatctacaatagatgtagtaagccttaggccagtattcatagtcgaatcttatggcctgttct
This genomic window from Monomorium pharaonis isolate MP-MQ-018 chromosome 8, ASM1337386v2, whole genome shotgun sequence contains:
- the LOC105839688 gene encoding uncharacterized protein LOC105839688 isoform X2, coding for MVSHFGEVIFPSSRAFWDDEDEYELTDNTENSLKMEEVCIIENENHKRVSVIYEINKQAYMCIVLPQFDTKNAGKLVNKIYDLLLSSENVISIVCRHISQFQNTSIPDTPSFLRILATTTANVTKCEIKPLEQPNIVFGVGAGVLSYAELMGIPAKLYILYIDSFVLDSKCAEPILQVLTEEMPCKLQPHKFTENPFSKGNLYM
- the LOC105839688 gene encoding proteasome assembly chaperone 1 isoform X1; this encodes MVSHFGEVIFPSSRAFWDDEDEYELTDNTENSLKLYVCWSKAKLKCIQKLIVIEGDPLISFMEQCLCSSKMEEVCIIENENHKRVSVIYEINKQAYMCIVLPQFDTKNAGKLVNKIYDLLLSSENVISIVCRHISQFQNTSIPDTPSFLRILATTTANVTKCEIKPLEQPNIVFGVGAGVLSYAELMGIPAKLYILYIDSFVLDSKCAEPILQVLTEEMPCKLQPHKFTENPFSKGNLYM